A single Paraburkholderia sp. D15 DNA region contains:
- the sctV gene encoding type III secretion system export apparatus subunit SctV, whose product MMLKTLKLPAGGEIALLALIVAMISLMILPLPTLLIDILLSFNLAISVTLLMITLYVPSIVSLSAFPTLLLFTTLYRLSLNIASTKSILLHAEAGDIIDSFGQLVVGGNLVVGIVVFVIITVVQFIVIAKGSERVAEVGARFTLDALPGKQMSIDADLRANNLTPEEARRKRATLALESALHGGMDGAMKFVKGDAVAGLIITVVNIVAGLAVGVAYHGMTAGEAANRFSILSIGDAMVSQIPSLLLSVAAGVMITRVADERDEKPLSLGAEIGRQLMASSRALAFASLLLLAFAAVPGFPWPLFLLLSGTLGFAAYRLGKRQPGHGASGSEPLESMQRAGSKIGSPAILPQAPAFAAPLGVRLSADLIARINPPALDKAFESERALLQEELGLPFPGITMWVSDRVPPSTCEFLMHDVPQLSLALPPGKVVLPDLGAAPREAEGSAGANAHAAHTIDDEAATAIIAQCDVGTPLAANGRQTYWIDEKAVPAKSRVWRAEQLIAHASVALLRQHAALFVGVQEVQYILEQLGNDYPGLVAEVQKVLPPQRIADVLRRLLEEQVSIRNARNIMESLIAWGPKEKDMLMLTEYVRGDLSRFLAHRAANGAKQLPVVLFDMPVEQHIRQAIKQTPTGNYLALPPDQAKFLVDSIQSFVGPAPRAGIALVTSMDIRRYVRRMIESQLGWLSVYSYQELGAHVDLQPLGRVTL is encoded by the coding sequence ATCATGCTGAAGACGCTGAAACTGCCGGCCGGCGGCGAAATCGCGCTGCTGGCGTTGATCGTCGCGATGATTTCGCTGATGATCCTGCCGCTGCCCACGCTGCTGATCGACATCCTGCTCAGCTTCAATCTGGCGATCAGCGTGACGCTGCTGATGATCACGCTCTACGTGCCGAGCATCGTGTCGCTCTCGGCATTTCCGACGCTGCTGCTGTTCACGACGCTGTACCGGCTGTCGCTGAACATCGCCTCGACCAAGTCGATTCTGCTGCACGCGGAAGCGGGCGACATCATCGACAGCTTCGGGCAGCTGGTGGTGGGCGGCAACCTCGTGGTCGGCATCGTGGTATTCGTGATCATCACGGTGGTGCAGTTCATCGTGATCGCGAAGGGCTCCGAGCGGGTCGCCGAAGTCGGCGCGCGCTTCACGCTCGACGCATTGCCCGGCAAGCAGATGAGTATCGACGCGGACCTGCGCGCGAACAATCTGACGCCCGAGGAAGCACGCCGCAAACGCGCGACGCTCGCGCTCGAAAGCGCGCTGCACGGCGGCATGGACGGCGCGATGAAGTTCGTCAAGGGCGACGCGGTGGCCGGGCTGATCATCACCGTGGTCAACATCGTCGCCGGTCTAGCGGTCGGCGTCGCGTATCACGGCATGACCGCGGGCGAGGCAGCCAATCGCTTCTCGATTCTCTCGATCGGCGACGCGATGGTGTCGCAGATTCCGTCGCTGCTGCTCTCGGTGGCGGCCGGCGTGATGATCACGCGGGTGGCCGACGAACGCGACGAGAAGCCGCTCTCGCTCGGCGCGGAGATCGGCCGGCAACTGATGGCCAGCTCGCGCGCGCTGGCGTTCGCCTCGCTGTTGCTGCTCGCGTTCGCGGCGGTGCCGGGGTTTCCGTGGCCGTTGTTCCTGCTGCTGTCGGGCACGCTCGGCTTCGCCGCGTACCGGCTCGGCAAGCGTCAGCCGGGCCACGGCGCGTCCGGCAGCGAGCCGCTGGAGTCGATGCAACGCGCGGGCTCGAAGATCGGCTCGCCGGCAATCCTGCCGCAAGCACCCGCGTTCGCCGCGCCGCTCGGCGTGCGTCTTTCCGCCGATCTGATCGCCCGCATCAATCCGCCCGCGCTCGACAAGGCCTTCGAATCCGAACGCGCGCTGCTACAGGAAGAACTCGGCCTGCCGTTTCCCGGCATCACGATGTGGGTGTCCGACCGCGTGCCGCCGTCCACCTGTGAATTCCTGATGCACGACGTGCCGCAGTTGTCGCTCGCGTTGCCGCCCGGCAAGGTGGTGCTGCCCGACCTCGGCGCGGCGCCGCGCGAAGCGGAGGGTAGCGCCGGCGCCAACGCGCACGCCGCGCACACGATCGACGACGAAGCCGCCACGGCGATCATCGCGCAGTGCGACGTCGGCACGCCGCTCGCCGCGAACGGCCGGCAAACCTACTGGATCGACGAGAAAGCGGTGCCCGCGAAAAGCCGCGTGTGGCGCGCGGAACAGTTGATCGCGCACGCTTCGGTCGCGTTGTTGCGACAGCACGCGGCGCTGTTCGTCGGCGTGCAGGAGGTGCAGTACATCCTCGAACAACTCGGCAACGACTATCCCGGCCTCGTCGCCGAAGTGCAGAAGGTGCTGCCGCCGCAACGCATCGCCGACGTGCTGCGGCGCCTGCTGGAAGAGCAGGTGTCGATCCGCAACGCCCGCAACATCATGGAGAGCCTGATCGCGTGGGGGCCGAAGGAGAAAGACATGCTGATGCTCACGGAGTATGTGCGCGGCGATCTCTCGCGTTTTCTCGCGCACCGCGCGGCCAACGGTGCGAAGCAGTTGCCGGTGGTGCTGTTCGACATGCCGGTCGAGCAGCACATCCGCCAGGCGATCAAGCAGACGCCGACCGGCAACTATCTCGCGCTGCCGCCCGATCAGGCGAAGTTTCTGGTCGACAGCATCCAGTCGTTCGTCGGGCCGGCGCCGCGCGCGGGCATCGCGCTGGTCACGTCGATGGATATTCGCCGCTACGTGCGCCGCATGATCGAATCGCAGCTCGGCTGGCTGTCGGTCTACTCGTATCAGGAGCTGGGTGCGCACGTCGATCTGCAGCCGCTTGGCCGCGTCACGCTGTAA
- the sctP gene encoding type III secretion system protein SctP: protein MTRLHRAARIIAPATDAADPASAPRTKRVDYAALLRRRLTPPRPAGAGAQDSDADDYGAAGSDASADDDAPPSSAADPRQRRGLDSLAERIGSVSVPIVDAVYQQQNRFIELTARVAREIAAFCANRAVTQSGNWEVRLPLDPDVLPDTTLYLTLSPLCLQLRFDAQDPSSRQLLLQHSRLLERELTQLLDAWGEPRQLEIAIW, encoded by the coding sequence ATGACCCGACTCCATCGCGCCGCCCGCATCATCGCGCCCGCTACCGACGCGGCGGACCCGGCTAGCGCACCGCGGACGAAACGCGTCGACTACGCGGCGCTGCTGCGCCGCCGCCTCACGCCGCCGCGTCCGGCCGGTGCCGGCGCGCAGGACAGCGACGCGGACGACTACGGCGCAGCCGGTTCCGACGCTTCGGCCGACGACGACGCGCCGCCCTCCTCCGCCGCCGATCCGCGCCAGCGCCGCGGTCTCGACTCGCTGGCCGAGCGGATCGGGTCCGTCAGCGTGCCGATCGTCGACGCCGTCTATCAGCAGCAGAACCGCTTCATCGAACTCACGGCGCGCGTGGCCCGCGAGATCGCGGCGTTCTGCGCGAATCGCGCGGTCACGCAGTCCGGCAATTGGGAAGTGCGTCTGCCGCTCGACCCGGATGTGCTGCCCGACACCACGCTTTATCTGACGCTTTCGCCTCTCTGTCTGCAACTTCGTTTCGACGCGCAGGATCCGTCGAGCCGCCAACTACTCTTGCAGCATAGTCGCCTGCTCGAACGCGAACTGACTCAACTGCTCGACGCCTGGGGCGAACCGCGTCAGTTGGAGATCGCGATCTGGTGA
- the sctQ gene encoding type III secretion system cytoplasmic ring protein SctQ translates to MALALDNTAPLNDDRPAPGNGTPRALQASAPLRVKGAAARTATDALAARLPRLTQAAAQASRVLFDARLDALVARLAGVDAWQLRPASDTADAPHVDEPGRIVLVHVAGSLSIDVDLRRYPALQILAGAAGSNAANAASVVNAMSAANATNAANTGASHALRQSIATALLAPLTETLLEAGAGTWRVADVQRLSPRGNAVVHRPSSGGTSEADALDATGDTLAARVDVMFQGERHDALIHASPAILAMLERRIAAPHASPFASAAASVLAQEHPSPVGAALAPACHPAWRVPGRIALGARRIGIAALEALRPGDVLLRTMPPHTETALRLGNPFRARAAWGSAGLTRFSVGVEIDDCRLAIIEEPIMTDEPQQPDEGMPPLAVDFQGEPIEIGDLDLPVQFELDSVALPLAQLTSLRPGYVIELDTPVVDAQIRLVAHGQTIGYGELIAVAEHLGIRIVRMAHGDGSVR, encoded by the coding sequence ATGGCCCTCGCGCTGGACAACACCGCACCGCTGAATGACGACAGGCCGGCTCCCGGGAACGGCACGCCGCGCGCCTTGCAGGCGTCCGCACCGTTGAGGGTCAAGGGTGCCGCCGCGCGGACCGCCACGGATGCGCTTGCGGCCCGCCTTCCGCGACTCACCCAGGCCGCCGCGCAAGCCTCGCGCGTGCTGTTCGACGCGCGCCTCGACGCGCTCGTCGCGCGTCTTGCCGGGGTCGATGCGTGGCAACTGCGGCCCGCCAGCGACACGGCGGATGCTCCACACGTCGACGAACCCGGCCGCATCGTGCTCGTACACGTCGCGGGCAGCCTGTCGATCGACGTCGATCTGCGGCGCTATCCGGCGTTGCAGATTCTCGCCGGCGCGGCGGGTTCGAATGCAGCGAATGCGGCGAGCGTGGTGAATGCGATGAGCGCGGCGAATGCGACGAATGCGGCGAACACGGGTGCGTCGCACGCGCTGCGCCAGTCGATCGCGACCGCGTTGCTCGCGCCGCTCACCGAGACACTGCTCGAAGCAGGCGCCGGCACATGGCGCGTCGCGGACGTGCAACGGCTGAGCCCACGCGGCAATGCCGTTGTGCACCGACCGTCGTCGGGCGGCACATCCGAAGCCGATGCTCTCGACGCCACCGGCGACACACTCGCGGCACGCGTCGACGTCATGTTCCAGGGCGAGCGCCACGACGCCCTGATTCACGCCAGCCCAGCGATTCTCGCGATGCTGGAACGGCGCATCGCCGCGCCGCATGCGTCCCCCTTCGCTTCGGCTGCCGCGTCGGTTCTCGCACAGGAACACCCGTCGCCCGTCGGCGCCGCGCTCGCGCCGGCATGCCATCCGGCGTGGCGCGTGCCCGGCCGCATCGCGCTCGGCGCGCGCCGCATCGGCATTGCCGCGCTCGAGGCGCTGCGCCCCGGCGACGTACTGTTGCGCACGATGCCGCCGCACACCGAGACCGCGCTGCGGCTCGGCAATCCGTTTCGTGCACGCGCCGCCTGGGGCAGCGCCGGACTTACCCGTTTCAGCGTCGGCGTAGAAATCGACGACTGCCGTCTTGCCATCATCGAGGAACCCATCATGACCGACGAACCGCAGCAACCGGACGAGGGCATGCCGCCGCTCGCCGTCGATTTCCAGGGCGAGCCGATCGAGATCGGCGACCTGGACCTGCCGGTTCAATTCGAGCTCGACAGCGTCGCGCTGCCGCTCGCGCAACTCACTTCGCTGCGGCCGGGCTATGTGATCGAACTCGACACGCCGGTCGTCGACGCGCAGATCCGTCTGGTCGCGCACGGCCAGACCATCGGCTATGGCGAGCTGATCGCCGTCGCCGAGCATCTGGGCATCCGCATCGTCAGAATGGCGCACGGCGATGGCTCAGTTCGGTGA
- the sctR gene encoding type III secretion system export apparatus subunit SctR, translating into MAQFGDLTGLLLVVLAISILPFVAMVVTCYMKIVVVLGLLRNALGVQQVPPNMVLNGIAILVSAYVLAPVAIAATRNMPSGPAAAESSSQTVMQAFSAAREPFRQFLQNHAHEREKRFFLRSASVVWPKEEASQLKENDLFVLAPAFTLSELTDAFKIGFLLYIAFIVVDLIIANVLLAMGLNQVQPTNVAIPFKLLLFVVMDGWSTLIHGLVLTYK; encoded by the coding sequence ATGGCTCAGTTCGGTGACCTCACAGGACTGCTGCTCGTCGTTCTGGCGATCAGCATCCTGCCGTTCGTCGCGATGGTCGTGACCTGCTACATGAAGATCGTGGTGGTGCTGGGCCTGCTGCGCAACGCGCTCGGCGTGCAGCAGGTGCCGCCCAACATGGTGCTCAACGGCATCGCCATCCTGGTGTCCGCGTACGTGCTCGCGCCGGTCGCGATCGCCGCCACGCGCAACATGCCGAGCGGTCCGGCAGCGGCCGAATCCAGCTCGCAGACGGTGATGCAGGCGTTCAGCGCCGCGCGCGAGCCGTTCCGCCAGTTCCTGCAGAACCATGCGCACGAACGCGAGAAGCGCTTCTTCCTGCGCTCGGCCTCGGTGGTGTGGCCGAAGGAAGAAGCGAGCCAGCTGAAGGAAAACGATCTGTTCGTGCTGGCCCCCGCGTTCACGCTCAGCGAACTGACCGACGCGTTCAAGATCGGCTTCCTGCTGTACATCGCCTTTATCGTGGTCGATCTGATCATCGCCAACGTGCTGCTCGCGATGGGTTTGAATCAGGTGCAGCCGACCAACGTCGCGATCCCGTTCAAGCTGCTGCTGTTCGTCGTGATGGACGGCTGGTCGACGCTGATCCACGGCCTCGTGCTGACCTACAAATAG
- the sctS gene encoding type III secretion system export apparatus subunit SctS, with amino-acid sequence MDIDSLIGATAQGMLLCLYCSLPIVLVAAAVGLAVSFLQAITSMQDQTLPHGVKLVAVVIAIVIVAPLAASAVLHFANQMMRTALPQ; translated from the coding sequence ATGGATATCGATTCGCTGATCGGCGCGACCGCTCAGGGGATGTTGCTGTGCCTCTACTGTTCGCTGCCCATCGTGCTGGTGGCGGCCGCGGTCGGGCTCGCGGTGTCGTTCCTGCAGGCGATCACGTCGATGCAGGATCAGACGCTGCCGCACGGCGTGAAGCTGGTCGCGGTCGTGATCGCGATCGTGATCGTCGCGCCGCTGGCGGCGTCGGCGGTGCTGCATTTTGCCAACCAGATGATGCGCACCGCGTTGCCGCAATGA